A window of Helicobacter pylori genomic DNA:
CACGCTACTGACGATGACTTTATACTCTAAAGGTTTTTTTTCAATTGTAGAGATTGTGGGGTTTTTTTGATTCTTTTGAACGGAAGGCGCGTTGTTTTGTTTAGTCTCGTTTTGGATTGCTTGCTCTTGATTGATCTCTTGTTTAATTTCTTGTTTGGCTTCTTTTTCTTGCGAAGCTGTTTTTAAAGGTAAAAGGGTGTTATTTGTAGGGCTTTCTTCTGTAATGGTTGTGGGGGCATCGGCTTCTTGTTTATGCGAAGTCGCGCTGTTTTGGTATTCTATCTCGCTTGTTTCTGCATTTTGGCTCATTTCAATGTGATTTTTTTTCACAGACAAGCCAAGCGCGGCATGCACTAAACCATACAACAACATAAACCCTAAAACCACCAACGATGGCCGCACAAAAAGTTTTAAAGAAGATTTCATCTCAGTTTTCATTCCTACCCTCAACGCTTTTCAAAATCAATCCTAGGATCAATCGCCACGCAGAGCAAATCGCTTATCAAGCTCGCTACCAAACCTAAAAGCGTGAAAATATAAAGCGATCCAAATACAACGGGATAATCCCTACTCACAATGCTTTCATACCCTAAAAGCCCTAACCCATCCAGGCTAAAAACAATCTCTATCAATAAACTTGAGCTAAAAAACATGCCCAAAAAAGCTTGCGGAAAACCCGCCACCACCAATAAAATCGCATTGCGAAACACATGTGCATAAAAAATACGCCCCACTGAACAGCCTTTAGCTTTAGCGCTCAGCACATAAAGCTTACCCATTTCATCTAAAAAAGAGTTTTTCACTAAAAGCGTAAGGCTTGCAAACCCTCCTAAAGAAATGCAAAGAACGGGCAAAGTGATATGCCATAAATAATCCTTGATTTTACCTAATGCACTCAAACTTTCAAAATTATCGCTCACCAACCCCTTTAAAGGGAACCAGTGCCAATAATTCCCCCCGGCAAAAAACACGATCAGCACCACCGCAAACAAAAAGGCCGGGATAGCGTTAGCAACGATAATCACCACACTGCTTAACACATCTAAAGGCTCGTTATTGCGTTTGGCTTTAAAAATCCCTAAAGGGATGGAGATGAGGTAAATCAAAAGCGTGCTAAAAAGCCCTAACGAAATGGATACCGGCAATTTTTCCTTAATCAAGTCTATCACTTTAATCTGGCGATAAAAACTCTCCCCAAAATCAAATTGCAAGTATTTTTTGAGCATGAGAAGGTAGCGCTCCCCTATAGGCTTATCAAAACCATAGAGCTTTTTCAAACTCTCCACTAAATCGCTCTCTAGCCCTTGAGCCCCCTTATAGGTGCGATCCTTAAGAACGCCTTGGGTTTCTTTGGATTGCGTGTTATTGATTTTAGCCATCATCTGCTCTATAGGCCCTCCAGGGGCAGATTGGATCAAAAAGAAATTGATCGTCATGATGGCTAATAAAGTAGGGATAATCAAAAGCAAGCGTTTAAGGATATAAGTGATCATTGAAGACCCCTTTCTTTTTTGATCCACCATAAATACGGCGAAAACCCATAACTA
This region includes:
- a CDS encoding SH3 domain-containing protein, with the protein product MKTEMKSSLKLFVRPSLVVLGFMLLYGLVHAALGLSVKKNHIEMSQNAETSEIEYQNSATSHKQEADAPTTITEESPTNNTLLPLKTASQEKEAKQEIKQEINQEQAIQNETKQNNAPSVQKNQKNPTISTIEKKPLEYKVIVSSVNVRAFPSTKGKIIGSLTKDASVKVLEIQKDWAKIEFSKETKGYVFLKLLKKVE
- a CDS encoding microcin C ABC transporter permease YejB; translation: MITYILKRLLLIIPTLLAIMTINFFLIQSAPGGPIEQMMAKINNTQSKETQGVLKDRTYKGAQGLESDLVESLKKLYGFDKPIGERYLLMLKKYLQFDFGESFYRQIKVIDLIKEKLPVSISLGLFSTLLIYLISIPLGIFKAKRNNEPLDVLSSVVIIVANAIPAFLFAVVLIVFFAGGNYWHWFPLKGLVSDNFESLSALGKIKDYLWHITLPVLCISLGGFASLTLLVKNSFLDEMGKLYVLSAKAKGCSVGRIFYAHVFRNAILLVVAGFPQAFLGMFFSSSLLIEIVFSLDGLGLLGYESIVSRDYPVVFGSLYIFTLLGLVASLISDLLCVAIDPRIDFEKR